CTATGCCGACAGAACTTTACCAAGTACTGGATGCTGAACGGCGAGTTCAGCAGGTTCGCGCAGAGTGTGAATCACGCGGTGCATTCCACGTGATGCGAATTGACATAGATCGTTTTGATTCCGAAATTGCTCACCAGGAAAAATTGCGCGCAGAGCGATTCGGTAGCAGCGCAACCCGCTGGCTATGGTGGCTACCGTTGCTAATCTATTCCGGCCGTATATTCTGCGGTCAAGCAGTGAGCCTTAGCGGAATTCCTTTGTTTGCAGTGTCACTACTTGTTGCTGTTTTGTTTTTAGGGATTGGCTTGATCCTCGGCATCGGTTTGGGCCTTTCTCAACAAATCACAATCTTGACGGGCGCAGTTCTCTCCGCTACCTCGGGCATTGGGTTCGCCGTGTCCTTAGTTGCAATCAACGAGGAAAATGCCAAGCAGAGTTGTTTAGAAATCATTCGGTGGAAGGAAGACCTCGCTAGGGAAAACTCGAAGATTCAACAACTACGTCGCGAACGGAACTCCGTAGATGAATTGTTGAGAATCCGGACGTCTCTTGAAGCACTGGTCCTTCATGCGGAGACACTTCGGCAGGAATTTGAGAGTATTCCAAACAAGCTTGCGATCGAGAATTGGCGCGCGATGCGGAGTATCGAGTTTGAAGATTTCCTTGCCACTGTGTTGCGGCATCATGGGTTCGATGTTTCGACAACTAGAAGAACTGGTGATCAAGGGATTGATCTCATTGCAGTATCGCAAACAATGCGCCTGGGTATTCAAGTGAAGGGATATGAGAACAGTGTCGGTAACGATGCTGTTCAACAGGCTCACGCCGGAAAGGCA
Above is a window of Anatilimnocola aggregata DNA encoding:
- a CDS encoding restriction endonuclease, producing the protein MPTELYQVLDAERRVQQVRAECESRGAFHVMRIDIDRFDSEIAHQEKLRAERFGSSATRWLWWLPLLIYSGRIFCGQAVSLSGIPLFAVSLLVAVLFLGIGLILGIGLGLSQQITILTGAVLSATSGIGFAVSLVAINEENAKQSCLEIIRWKEDLARENSKIQQLRRERNSVDELLRIRTSLEALVLHAETLRQEFESIPNKLAIENWRAMRSIEFEDFLATVLRHHGFDVSTTRRTGDQGIDLIAVSQTMRLGIQVKGYENSVGNDAVQQAHAGKAHYKCTHSVVITNSVFTRSAKELAKSVECLLIDESQMLDLIAGRVLSAHRPVERTGCIHETS